A genomic window from Silene latifolia isolate original U9 population chromosome Y, ASM4854445v1, whole genome shotgun sequence includes:
- the LOC141633968 gene encoding uncharacterized protein LOC141633968 has translation MNHPKSQPISMKNNNKAPSYHKSLDNLLFIPGIGHVAPDTYFGYGSLLDSDVDDDTEATSAFYGDSNTTVPDSIPIDVPECSEKIGSTNFDLGSCFDRSGDLSPKSVKFNKFVANFLEKTRKKAEENVKGRDHIIFEEVHDSVELSPKSLKFNKFYAKSLEKYK, from the exons ATGAATCATCCTAAATCTCAACCTATTTCgatgaagaacaataataaaGCTCCCTCTTATCATAAATCTCTCGATAATTTGTTATTTATACCCGGTATTGGGCATGTTGCCCCTGATACTTACTTCGGTTATGGGTCACTTTTAGACtctgatgttgatgatgatactGAGGCAACATCAGCTTTTTATGGTGACTCAAATACCACCGTTCCTGATTCTATACCCATCGATGTCCCTGAATGTTCTGAGAAGATCGGTTCAACAAACTTTGATCTTGGTTCATGTTTTGATAGATCTGGTGATTTGTCACCAAAATCTgtaaagttcaacaaatttgttGCGAATTTCTTAGAAAAGACGAGGAAAAAAGCGGAGGAAAATGTGAAAG GAAGGGATCATATTATCTTTGAGGAGGTCCATGATTCTGTTGAATTGTCACCAAAATCTTTGAAGTTCaacaaattttatgctaaatcctTAGAAAAGTACAAATAA